One stretch of Centroberyx gerrardi isolate f3 chromosome 13, fCenGer3.hap1.cur.20231027, whole genome shotgun sequence DNA includes these proteins:
- the LOC139924059 gene encoding uncharacterized protein LOC139924059, which translates to MATSNGKPEKVSKFETLKLLEKCRKERDDAMHRENVLREKLRQYESRMRSTEALKQKLKTLTVDNKELRKQVKTLRAEIGLESSPKFNGKTTKDIISDLHDKERQCSSLVEKAGKLSLTIDDLTSELANTVTSKTLLEDQVQSLQQNLKDMTNNQRRLLKLWEDKKGQREQLSLPAISQRPGQKPVVHKAVQTEMSINLSQKLPVNAFETKPFRRDTEKKPLLDKHSFATLGNGSHHDRKSFMHDETKGIQN; encoded by the coding sequence ATGGCCACGTCAAATGGCAAACCTGAAAAAGTGTCCAAATTTGAGACATTAAAACTTTTGGAGAAATGCAGAAAGGAGCGAGATGATGCCATGCACAGAGAGAATGTTCTCAGAGAAAAACTTAGACAGTATGAGTCGAGGATGCGTTCAACAGAGGCTCTGAAACAGAAACTGAAGACCTTAACTGTGGACAATAAGGAGCTGAGGAAACAAGTTAAGACTCTTCGTGCCGAGATTGGACTTGAGTCCAGTCCTAAATTCAATGGGAAAACCACAAAGGACATCATCAGTGACTTGCATGACAAAGAGCGTCAGTGCAGTTCCCTGGTTGAAAAGGCTGGGAAACTGAGTTTGACCATTGATGATTTGACATCAGAGTTGGCGAATACAGTCACCTCTAAAACACTTTTAGAAGATCAAGTGCAGTCACTGCAACAAAATCTTAAGGATATGACAAATAATCAGCGGCGTTTACTGAAGTTGTGGGAAGACAAGAAGGGACAGAGggagcagctctctctccctgcaatCTCTCAGAGACCTGGACAGAAACCGGTGGTCCATAAAGCAGTTCAAACTGAGATGTCCATCAATTTATCCCAAAAGCTCCCAGTCAATGCATTTGAGACCAAGCCTTTCCGTCGAGATACTGAAAAGAAGCCACTTTTGGATAAACACAGTTTTGCAACTTTGGGAAATGGCAGTCATCATGACAGGAAATCTTTCATGCATGATGAAACTAAAGGAATTCAGAACTGA